TAGCCACTGCAAACACATATATACAATATAACAATAGACAAATTAGTAACGGTTACAGTTCCAGAGATAAATTAGCAATTATTAACGCTTTAACAGATAAACTTCATATTAAGCACCTTGCTTCCAGAACTCCCTGGGTTTCAACTTGAGTAAGCGAGACAACTCTCGATTGAGAAGATCAACGACTCTCTGGGACTCTAGGGGGTCCAATCCACCATCGTCGGCGCCGAGGCCAGCTGCGACGGCCTCGTCTTGAGGGAGGTAGCGGACGAAATTGCCAGCGGCAGGGTCAGTAGGGTTTGGGATATGTTGTGTGGCCCCTCTGCCTCTGAGTGAGGATGAGAGGGTAGGGTTTGggtttggattggaattgggagTTTTGGGGGCGAATTTCTTGTGATTCCTGACGGAAGGTTTGTTATTGTTGGTATTAATGTCTTGCGTGCCATGATCGTAGCGATTTGACATTGTGCTTAGTATGAATATGAGAGATGAATGAAGGATTGATGAGAATTGCAAGCACAAGCTCGGGTGAGAGGGGAGACGAAGATGATTCAACAAAACAGTCACCGGCCTCGATGGGACTGACTTAGGGTATAACTCACTCTCCTACTTTGTAATTTGATTATCGCCATTATAagttttttatttcatattaagGTGGTAAAccgtttaattaattattttaaaaaatagcttaaataataaatatttatattaaaaataatttataaaaaaattattttgtatttaattttttatttttaaaatatttattttaaaagaaatgtaattaaaaaaatttattataaaaaattatttttttaaatttttttataaacatttaaatagcttcttaaaaatttataatttgattttgaaaattatatcatatattaatactattattttttataaatcaaaagatcaaaaaaataacttttgaagTTTTTTAAATGAGTTCTAAGTAATTTTGAATTGAAATTTTACCTGATgtgcaaaaattatttttttatgaacaaTAATGGTGTATTATACAATTATATTTCATAATGGTGAATTGTCACAATATGAAACAGCAACATTTTTTTTAGCAATACATAGGTAATGTGTTGCTGTAACTCGAACCAGGTTTTGCATGGAAGTGGGACATTTGGCAAGTCCCTGTTAATACGCAGGTAGCGTGATGTATGCAGTGGGAGCAGTTTCTCCAATACGGATGTTGCGTGTTACACTAGCTTTATCATAGATTCGTTTGCTTCTTTCTAAAGATTCTGTAACTTTTTAAAGATTCTTTGACCAACACATTGTTAGCTACTCTTGCAGCAAGGTGGAGGTTGGAGACTCACACCTTCACATTGCTGGTGGGTGAAGTTACAGTGACACTCGAAGACATGGCACATATGTATGGCCTGATTGACAGAGTGGTTGTGACCTGCTGGACTGATAGTAGTCATGACTTCTTGGTCACCTACAGCCTAGCGATTTTCGACAGCAAACCCGTTGCGAGTAGTTCCTCCAAAAGTTAAATAAAGTTGTCCTGTGTTCACCATATCAGTTTCACACAATCTTTAGACACTTGAGAATCTGTTCAGCGATACATTAGGCGTCACATCTTTGGTCTACTGGGTACCACCTTCTTCGTCAATGGATTATTGGTAGTGCTGGTCTTGATTTGGATCTCATTGCATCCGAGCCATCGCAGCAACCGTCTCAACCACATCGAGCATCGCTCAATGGTCGTCTTGTCAAAGCCATCACAACACCACACCTGATAGTCGAGCGAGTGGTTGCATCGGTTCACATCTTGAGATCGATCAAGATCGTATGAATGTGCCAACCGATGTTTTGAGCACGCAAGAGGTCTTAGCTTGAATGTGTTGACGCAGGAGCTTGTTGACGAGTACATCCCTGATCTGTCTACTCCGGCAGAGGCAGGTGGGTCGGGTACGGTAGAAGGAAAAGCAATTGGTTGGGGTTATTAGTATAACCTACGGATAGAGGTCTATGCACCAAATAGGTTTACTCCATCAAGTATTAATAAGTTAGCGAACAAGGGGATGAGGTGGATGTCCAAAAAGAAGTAAGTtgatcttctattttttttttgaaaaatcttctGTATAGTCGAATTTAGTTCATGTATCGTACGACTGTATTAATCTTTTGTTTACTCGAATTTAGTTGTAATTGTAACTGTAATCTTTCTAATACATTAATTCAGGAAGTTAtcagatatatttaaatataataatttaaaacatGAACTtagaaattcagaattcaaatatattaatttaaaaatacatgaacttagaaatttagaattcaaaaataacgACGAAAAAAGACCTACAAACCACCACTGCCACCAACCCCACTCGGTCCAACATGTTGAGAACATCTGCTACGACTATAACCCTGCCTCCCGCAAAGACAACATATTCAAAGACCACTCATTTTCCGTGAGTCCATTTCATTCAGATAGCGAGTTGATTTGGGATAACCTTTTGACGTTTGTCTCAAGGCAGGATTCGCGACCATCGTTGGATCCGAGTAATCAGGCCATGTCTCTGTGTCGCCCAATGGGACAAACTCCACTCTGTAGACCTTGCGAATCTCTGACATCTGATATATCCCTGATATACACCTGCCAATTGAGGCGTTGGTTAGCACAGCAAACAATAACGTGGTGACATGGTAATCCCATAAACACACATCTGCCGTGCAAGATTAACtactaatgtaacaccctaccacacagagttttacgcttaagtttgtaaatcagaggtggtgaggtattacaacctctaaaagtaatatatatatatatatatatatatatatatatatatatatatatatatatatatatatatatatatatatatgaagaataGGTGACTAAGAGCCTTGAAGAAAAATGGAACAAAACAGAACTCGAAAGTCGCATCACACTCAAAACGGTTAAGCGCAGAAGAGATAGATAACAGTGTACAGAAAGGATAAAGTATAGTTATATGGAGTTCCAAAAAGATACAAGTAGCAAGCTCTTaactcgacctgcgaagcaaaGACCGAccagagtatatatatacatatatgcaaCCCAAAAGTTTACCAAAAGACAAAATCTAAAttctgtttctccaagtcaacctctaagagggacaaaatataagtctatacaaagtggagaatataaatacatatgtttATCTAGATACATTATATAAGGTTCCAAATTGCCAAATCTTCGCTTGCAAAGAGTCTCCAGCACGCTTAGCGAGGTGTCTCCcgtcttgcatctgaaaaataacagaatatgtatagaatgagaaccgagagttttcagtatggtaacagtacctaAATAGTCAAGATATAAGGCTCCAGAAAACTAGAGGCATTCCTAAACTCCAACAACCCATAAACAAAACCTAGAGTTCTCACTAACTAGAAATAGGTAACTCTATATAGAAATCCTAGGCTAACACTTCATATCTCATTCTTTGCAAACCTCCAAATCACCAACGGGACAACCCTCAACTTCCTCCACAACCTGAGGGATCTCTCAGAACAaacacaaacaaattaaacaaggaaaaataaatATGGATAGCAGATACAACACATAGACAAGTAAAAGTTAATCACATTTAAGCAAATAGGCAATCCAAGAcaaatgcacactcaaacaaagcatacaagtatatatgatgcatgtctacccTATGActaatgagtctcatctgttaATTATCCAGCTAAAACCGACATATCCGGTAGCGAACCCTAGACAATCTCTACGTGTGCGCATCCCTAAGAGTCTAtgcatatgtatataataaatCATTCATTATTCATCTTATTGGGATAATCTGGAGAGTTAAAGTGTCTAGTCATATCTTGCGTCTCAAGCTGGAGTGAGTGGTGGCAAGCTACTGCATCTACCTAGGAAAACTTGTGTTTTAGATAATATAATGCATATGCCATTTAGATTATTTAGATCTCaatcatcaataataataataatcatcatcatcaatcataCCTCATTCAACATTATCAACACCATATTAATTCAAGTATCCACTTCAAAATTCTCCCTTAATAGGTTTTCTCTTATTCCAAAGTCTAAAAACTAGCTATCGGACCTTAAGCAGAGTTTACAGAGGTTTAAAAAGTTAGAGAAAaggttaaaaactcaaaaatgcaACTTTTACAGATTCTGGCAGTTTTGCGTACGTGAGAACCGCTCCGCGTACGCGGGTGTTCAAAACAGCAGAGTGGCTCGCATCGCGTGCTACATGCCGCATACATGAGCCTGTAAAAATGACATTTTTGCGTACGCACGACATGTCTGCGTATGCATGCATCCAATTTTGCCCAAAGAGCTGTTAAGCTGCAGAAATAAGTTTTTTACACCAAAATTCAAACGtgcataatttttttgttaaaaattattttcagtcCGTTCTTTGAACGTCATAAACTTTAGGAATCCAATTTTCACTCAAAACAAGTTTTATAAGATTTGGGATTCCAGAAGCTAAGTTATGGCTCGCCGAATTTGGACAAAATTCAGTTTTTGCCAAAAAACTTAAAACCTCAAACTTTCCAAAATCCTCAAAACAAACCAAACTACTCATAACCAAAATCAATCTCAACATTCACATATACCACCAAGTACTAGTCTCCTACTCATCAATCCTCCAACCACCTATATTGTAAACTTCCATATTcaactcatcatcaacaaattcaaTACACATCACATATATACACATTAATTCCATCATACTTATCATACATCACATATATATTTCATCCACATTACTTGTCACACACATGTATACATATAACCCATTGAAAAGACAAAACCATCGGCTTAGAATTTTTCTTCTCGGTTAGaggaaataacttcgttgcaagtatagtttcaaaCCGACGAGTAAtgctcaaattaaattttaattcaaaagaatgtcacaaatcaatacaaaataaccgagagtatttagactcccgggtcgtcttccttaGGAGTTAAAGTTAAgcgctcaattattggctatgaggggatttgggattttttattataagatgcaagaaattaaaatggcaagtaattaaatggaaagcaagtaaagtaacaaaaatagaaattaaatggtAAAAAGAGTTCTTGGTAAGAATTGGGGAATTAgtgattcctatcctagttatgaactacaaacatggtaattgtgtggaattaatcccaattagtcaattcTAATATCGAGAATTAGTCAAAatggcataattgatctcaattcacaagtcctagacaactctattaatggaaggcttagagttagtggaaaccaaatcaactaacaatcctcacacaatgtggaatagacatccaccactcaagttcaccaaATTACCTAATTTTCCAACCAAGAGTGTAAAAAACTAGGCAAAAATCCAAccaaagtattttatcaaacacttggaatgcataaaaagaaagcatggtaaaataacaagaaataataaattctacaactaccaagcaaggaaagtaagaatagcaactcaatttaataataaaagagcatgaaacataaattgcattaaataaaaatcaaaataacaagagtgttcatcaacatacaaagtaaccaaaatgagaaattaacaagataaactaagaaaattaagacaatagaacaaagaaaagtagaagaaactagatgaaaataagaattaaaaagagaaattacaaagaaattaaGCTATAAActctaatttctagagagaagggggagtttCTCTCTTTAGAATatgacctacatgatgctaaactaaccctaattgctTTCCTCTTTTCACATGGTATGATGGGCCTTTGATATAGCACCCATCAGCTTCAAAAAGTCCAAAAACTgggctttggaggcccagaaATTACCCCAAGCGATTtgcattaagtgagtcacgtgtgccgatgcgtgcgtacgcacacgtgctGAATTtcttcttgtgcgcacgcacaggaggttgtgcatacgcacacatggctgtgtggtttttgtgcgtacgcatagtaggttgtgcgtacgcacacaccagTGTGTGCTTCTCATttgtttttttcatgttttctccctattGCATGCTTCTCCTCCACTCTCATCAAGTCATTCTAACCTATTATacctaaaatcactcatcaaaaattatcaaggcatcgaatgggatggaagtgggataaaattgattaaattaagcacaaaatagcatgttttcacaattaaactcaatttagggagagaatacaaaagtatgctatttgcgaaagaagaaaatgaaacctTACACACCCAACAAAGAGAACACGATGTACATGATGCAAAAAGGAGCTTCAATATAAACAAAAAGTCATGGTTTGGAGATGATTTATCAGATCCATTATCATGTGAAAGCTGTAGATTTGTGACAGAATATTTCTGGCCAAGTCAATACGATGTTGAAGAGAAATTTTGACTCATTACTTGGTTGTTTATTTTGGAAATTCTGATCTTTATACTCTATTGAACTTTGTTTTGACTTTAAAAGTTCAGACGTTGACTTGATTTTCTCTTTAATGTTTATGCTTGATTGTAAATTTAATAGGCGTTGACAGTACACGAGGAAACGTAATTTGTAAATTTGTGAACATTAATTAACCactatatgattttttaattcattaaaattttttacttaacacaaattcgaaaatgtATGTAATGCATTAAGTTATAGTGTTTGAAACatgctttttaaaaaaaatagtgagAAGTTAAGTAGATTTTACAAGACaatgtttaaacaaaaaaattcgaGTTAAGAATATATTACAGCGGTTGGAAAAAAACCGTTGCAAAAAgagtatttattatatttgcaaatTGTTATTTTGCGGCGGTTAAAGCAAAACCGCTACAAAATGAGAAGCTTTTGGTAGCCTCTTCCTAATCCGTCGCAACCGCTGCCAGATTCTATTTAGTGGTGGTTTCTAAATGTCCACCGCTATCTACCGATTTTTTTGTAGTGTAAATACTATCACGTGTCAACGTAtccaattttattcttaacatgtattcttaaaataatttagaaatagtatatattacttagtaaaatttttttaatactttatataattaaaataagatattacaaataatttaaaaattaatttatattttaatattaataaaatatcaaaatatcattatgatttatccaaaaatattttatattatgtgtgtgtgtgtgtccccgtgtctttataaaattttaaaattcgtgtgGATGTATTTTATATCGGGGTAATGCTATGGAGACAAAAAATACAGCCAAAACTTGTCTTATttgacaattaataaatactaaataaaacaagTTATAGCTATTTttagctaaatttttttattaccaaatagtTCCGTTTATATCGTGTCATATTATGTATCCGTGCATCATAGTTATTATCTACACATATATAGTATTAAAATTACGCGTATTGGATAGGTATAAATTTAGTAAATACCAATTGTACAAATTTGTTTAACAATCCAGCTAATCCCATTTTTAAAGTATGTTTTttgatatttgatatttttcATTCAATGCTCCACAATCTAGTCCTCTATTAATTTCCATTCATTCAAAATacttaaaaggaataaaatctccagctttaattaattaattatacgtGCTCGCGCTACATAGGGCTTTAACCATAAATATACATGCACATAAGAAAGTAGTTGATGATACATATTACTCGACAATGGGTTCTCTCACAAAATCTCATCTATGTTTTTTAGTTACCTTTCTTTTCGCCATTCATGTCTTACATTATATCTCACCTCTTGAAGCCAATAACCATGGCGGGTTCAGTGCTAGACTGATCCGAAAAAACCTTCCTTCTAGACGCAGCATCTTTCAGCCAAATATATATAACTCTGGAGAGTCCCCAGTGAATGCCTATCTTGGTCAATATCTCATGGAGGTTTCCATTGGAACTCCACCCGTAACCATTCAAGGTATCGCTGACACAGGTAGTGATCTCGTGTGGACGCAATGTGTACCATGCGATAATTGCTATAAGCAACAAAAACCCTTGtttaatcctaaaaaatcctcCACTTATTCCAACATCGCATGCACCTCACAGTTGTGTCATAAGTTGGACACAGGCGTGTGTTCTCCTCAGAAGCAATGCAACTACAGCTATGGCTATGAAGATTCTTCCTTGACAAAAGGTGTTCTTGCACAAGAAACACTTACCTTGGAGCAAAACCGTAAAGTTAGTGGCTTTATTTTCGGCTGTGGACATAATGACAAGGGTGGTTTCAATGATCATGAAATGGgtattattaaactactctttCACTTTAGTCtatgacaacaataaaaaagtGTCGTGACCCACAAATTCAAttcaacagaatacataaattcaattacaattttagtctttattatcttattttatctttatttatttttatctttcacaggacaatgctctatatatatttagttttaccttcataactcaattcaattcaattcaatcaatcaagaaATACAAAGTATAATATttttcctctcttcttttcttattctttcacaattttatcaggTATAATCGGTCTCGGAAGAGGGGAAGTGTCTCTAATCTCTCAAATAGGTTATAACTTTGGAGGCAAGTTGTTCTCGATGTGTTTGGTTCCATTTGGCACTGACCCAAGCATTTCAAGCGAAATTCGTTTTGGAAGTGGGAGTGAAGTAATAGGGCATGGTGTGGATTCTACACCTTTGGTTTTCAAGGAAGGTGATAAGACAACATATTCTGTTACCTTAAATGGTATTAGTGTGGGACATAAATTTTTACCCTTTAGTAGTTCTTCACAAAATGTAGCCAAAGGTAACATGTTTTTAGATTCGGGGACACCACCAACTATTCTACCACAAGATTTGTATGATCGATTAGTAGCTGAAGTGAGAAATCAGGTTAAGATGGAGCCCATTAAAGATGACCCACAATTGGGTAACCAGCTTTGCTATAAAACAAAGACTAATCTTCGTGGGCCTATGTTGACAGCCCATTTTTTCGATCATGTAAATCTACAGTTAAGTCCAATCCAAACCTTCATACCACCGAAAGATGGTGTTTTCTGCTTGGCATTTACCAACACTAGTAGCGCTGTCGGGGTTTATGGCAACTTTGCTCAATCAAATTTTTGGATTGGGTATGATCTAGAACACCAGTTTATCTCTTTCAAGGCAACTGATTGTACGAAACACTAGAGTTTCGGCCCCTCCCCCTACTCCATACCCTTCTTTTTTCATTATATCCTATCTATTTCTTGAATAATTGATAATCCAGCAGTACAAATTTATATcactatataaataataatttcttttatctattatatttattatatattattaattttataactaaaatatgtTACATATCGTTTTTttattataactaaaattaaatatatttttttaaaatttaaaattttttctctccttctctttatttttctatttctctcgtTCCTACATCCACTATAtctttcatatattattataattgacGAATTACAAATTTAACAACTAAAATATACAACCTAACATtctcataaaattaaaatattaaaattaaaatatagctctattatatattactaaataatttaataactaaaatgtatTACATAACACTCa
This region of Arachis hypogaea cultivar Tifrunner chromosome 8, arahy.Tifrunner.gnm2.J5K5, whole genome shotgun sequence genomic DNA includes:
- the LOC112705104 gene encoding aspartic proteinase CDR1-like — translated: MGSLTKSHLCFLVTFLFAIHVLHYISPLEANNHGGFSARLIRKNLPSRRSIFQPNIYNSGESPVNAYLGQYLMEVSIGTPPVTIQGIADTGSDLVWTQCVPCDNCYKQQKPLFNPKKSSTYSNIACTSQLCHKLDTGVCSPQKQCNYSYGYEDSSLTKGVLAQETLTLEQNRKVSGFIFGCGHNDKGGFNDHEMGIIGLGRGEVSLISQIGYNFGGKLFSMCLVPFGTDPSISSEIRFGSGSEVIGHGVDSTPLVFKEGDKTTYSVTLNGISVGHKFLPFSSSSQNVAKGNMFLDSGTPPTILPQDLYDRLVAEVRNQVKMEPIKDDPQLGNQLCYKTKTNLRGPMLTAHFFDHVNLQLSPIQTFIPPKDGVFCLAFTNTSSAVGVYGNFAQSNFWIGYDLEHQFISFKATDCTKH